A genomic window from Eriocheir sinensis breed Jianghai 21 chromosome 9, ASM2467909v1, whole genome shotgun sequence includes:
- the LOC126996269 gene encoding uncharacterized protein LOC126996269, producing MALLSLIDNRPAVAVFLDLEKAFELASAHVILAALVRKGIQERLISWIEDYLQHRRTRVRFQGLHSGYRELENGTPQGGILSPSLFNMLMDQLVSLPFREGTALLSYADDLVLVVTGRGNKVASAQQALDLVSEKCRELGLKISAEKSRAMMFKAASPGRPTPHTRPEVDRSHPMLGAPGWASSCVMQSETCLVPLASRFQQIVACRVAKVLHQDRESVGRVELCRVLPQRRDLFTGKTWLSKVAEAASPLPHFDHLRREGPDRPATDYVAPPPWQPPTAEIIIRDLPASKALCTQGELLQHALMVVAHANVGSCAVYYTDGSVDTERGATGAAVVTGGETLSWRTPDHCSTLQTELLAIKHALEHALQHREGPIVLQTDSRSSLQVLQQWRPPADNVRLIITILGLTQSIAAQGRHVKLNWGPSYVGLCGNEAADAAARAATSKPAVTSKVVPSLQ from the exons ATGGCCCTCTTGAGCCTCATCGACAACCGCCCTGCCGTTGCTGTTTTCCTGGACCTGGAGAAAGCGTTCGAGCTTGCCAGCGCTCACGTTATCCTGGCCGCGCTCGTGCGGAAGGGCATCCAAGAACGGCTCATCTCCTGGATTGAGGACTATCTCCAGCACAGGCGCACCAGAGTCAGGTTCCAAGGGCTGCACTCTGGCTATCGAGAGCTAGAAAACGGCACGCCACAGGGCGGAATCCTCAGTCCCTCCCTCTTCAACATGCTGATGGACCAGCTGGTCAGCCTGCCGTTCCGGGAGGGCACCGCACTTCTCAGCTACGCCGACGACCTTGTATTGGTCGTCACAGGCCGCGGCAACAAGGTCGCCAGTGCCCAGCAGGCCCTTGATCTTGTCAGCGAGAAGTGCAGGGAGCTGGGTCTCAAGATCTCAGCTGAGAAGTCCAGGGCCATGATGTTCAAGGCCGCCTCCCCCGGACGCCCAACTCCTCATACAAGAC CGGAAGTGGATCGAAGTCATCCAATGCTTGGGGCGCCGGGCTGGGCCAGCAGCTGTGTAATGCAGAGCGAGACCTGCCTTGTGCCCCTGGCCAGCAGGTTCCAGCAGATCGTTGCCTGCCGAGTGGCCAAGGTCCTCCACCAAGACAGGGAGTCGGTGGGACGAGTGGAGCTCTGCAGAGTCTTGCCACAACGGCGGGACCTGTTCACCGGCAAGACCTGGCTGTCGAAGGTGGCCGAGGCTGCCAGCCCCCTACCCCATTTCGACCACCTGCGGCGGGAGGGGCCTGACCGTCCAGCCACCGACTACGTCGCCCCACCTCCGTGGCAGCCCCCCACCGCCGAGATCATCATAAGAGACCTGCCTGCCAGCAAGGCGCTGTGCACACAGGGGGAACTCTTACAGCACGCGCTCATGGTGGTGGCTCATGCCAACGTGGGGAGCTGTGCCGTCTACTACACCGACGGCTCAGTCGACACAGAGAGAGGTGCGACAGGCGCAGCGGTTGTTACCGGAGGAGAGACGCTGTCGTGGAGGACGCCAGACCACTGCTCCACCTTGCAAACCGAGCTGCTGGCCATCAAGCATGCCTTGGAGCACGCCCTGCAGCACCGGGAGGGGCCTATCGTGCTGCAAACCGACTCCCGCTCCTCTCTGCAGGTCCTGCAGCAATGGCGTCCACCAGCTGACAACGTGCggctcatcatcaccatcctagGCCTCACCCAGAGCATCGCCGCACAGGGGCGGCACGTCAAACTCAACTGGGGGCCCAGCTACGTAGGCCTGTGCGGGAACGAGGCAGCTGACGCAGCAGCCCGTGCAGCTACAAGCAAGCCAGCCGTAACCAGCAAGGTCGTGCCCAGCCTGCAGTAG